In Bombus affinis isolate iyBomAffi1 chromosome 11, iyBomAffi1.2, whole genome shotgun sequence, one genomic interval encodes:
- the LOC126921865 gene encoding solute carrier family 52, riboflavin transporter, member 3-A-like, with amino-acid sequence MTDVAQVSNRCYKETYIVHFLIILFGISAWIGINGIFIQIPVLIDTSPEGWTLPAYLVLAIQAANFGPLLYAILQYFQCKLNEPWLILCLLVSGTSAMGLLSFFYSEKIIIAGDEYCLVLYVLTFFNALVSCFSSVLFMPYFRNFNERCLTSYFIGEGLSCVLPSVIALIQGIGDTSECAILKNNSNIESLHSFNLYFPPNVYFLFIFIILFLSLTAFAILEYFLDVQNTKQFHNTSSIVLNEKQANVSHDHYLNGTQKVNHYLIDNDKHLTKQTQNYLFTLLGIFCFLSNGFFPSIQSYSCLPYGSIAYKLSITFAQFANPFVCLLAFWLKVSNVKVINFLSVICLIIGSFVTYLALMSPSPPLQATKLGIFLVIISWVILIGLTSYLKLIIVSVFRTTVLPNILFKAGVIMQIGSASGAIFSFITINFTNYFEMHDDCE; translated from the coding sequence ATGACAGATGTTGCACAAGTCTCAAATAGATGCTATAAAGAAACTTATATCGTgcattttcttataatattatttGGCATATCTGCTTGGATTGGTATCAatggaatatttattcaaataccaGTGCTTATCGATACTTCTCCTGAAGGTTGGACATTACCAGCTTATCTAGTGTTAGCAATACAAGCTGCAAATTTTGGACCTTTACTTTATGCAATCTTGCAATACTTTCAATGTAAACTAAATGAACCTTGGTTAATACTATGTTTATTGGTATCAGGAACTTCGGCAATGGGGCTTCTAAGCTTCTTTTATTCAGAGAAAATAATTATTGCTGGTGATGAATATTGTTTGGTACTATATGTTCTAACATTTTTCAATGCCCTAGTAAGTTGCTTTAGTTCTGTATTATTTATGCcatattttcgaaattttaatgaaagatgTTTAACATCCTACTTTATAGGAGAAGGATTAAGTTGTGTACTACCAAGTGTTATTGCTTTAATCCAGGGAATTGGAGATACTTCAGAATGTGCAATTCTTAAGAATAATAGTAACATAGAATCTCTACATTCTTTTAATCTATATTTTCCCCCAAATGtgtattttcttttcatttttattattttatttctatctttAACTGCTTTTGctattttagaatattttttggATGTTCAAAACACAAAACAATTTCATAATACTAGCAGCATAGTATTAAATGAAAAACAAGCAAATGTTTCTCATGATCATTATCTTAATGGCACACAAAAAGTGAACCATTATTTGATAGATAATGACAAGCATCTGACTAAACAaacacaaaattatttatttacattgctTGGTATTTTTTGCTTTTTAAGTAATGGTTTCTTCCCTAGCATACAATCTTACTCTTGTTTACCTTATGGAAGTATAGCATACAAATTATCAATCACTTTTGCTCAATTTGCAAATCCATTTGTGTGTTTATTAGCATTCTGGTTAAAGGTATCAAATGTAAAAGTTATTAATTTCTTATCTGTAATATGTTTAATCATTGGAAGCTTTGTTACATATTTAGCATTAATGTCTCCATCTCCACCATTACAAGCAACAAAACTTGGCATTTTTCTAGTTATTATATCATGGGTGATTTTGATAGGACTTActtcttatttaaaattaatcattGTATCAGTATTTAGAACTACAGTATTGCCCAATATACTCTTTAAAGCAGGTGTAATTATGCAAATAGGATCTgcaagtggtgcaatattttcatttataacaattaaCTTTACAAATTACTTTGAAATGCATGATGATTGTGAGTAA